One region of Zingiber officinale cultivar Zhangliang chromosome 7B, Zo_v1.1, whole genome shotgun sequence genomic DNA includes:
- the LOC122006073 gene encoding UBP1-associated protein 2C-like, producing the protein MADEDYFTSIPEVYLSPADVRLIIDSFPINQLRGLIATAFCRGDQDIVSNVRAIADRDLTMRTIYITSLSTETATDDLFYLFSPYGEVEHAHVDFDGDTGNTMCTGFVTFQHADGAVLALKEPSKKIHGRMTFARRFFDGRGLTSSCSTRMVFVGNVPPDMRWDRLLAHFSSFGEIEEGPLGMDPQTGKFMGFAIFIFKNVDGARNSLLEPIKNIDGHVLRCTSVYSSGWKPGAPLGGVPQPDHRLAGRIGSPAAAGPTHLPNLSFSFPQPLGGVVAYEQGIGPGLDGLVGYPLISHLRGAPYTVMYYPPADSNPGQRVPGGETDQNMPSNT; encoded by the coding sequence ATGGCCGATGAGGATTACTTCACCTCCATCCCCGAGGTATATCTCAGCCCCGCCGACGTTCGCCTGATCATCGACTCCTTCCCCATCAACCAGCTCCGTGGCCTCATCGCCACCGCCTTCTGCCGCGGCGACCAAGACATCGTCTCTAATGTCCGCGCCATCGCCGACCGCGACCTGACGATGCGGACGATCTACATTACCAGCCTATCGACGGAGACCGCCACCGACGACCTCTTCTACCTGTTCTCCCCCTACGGCGAGGTCGAGCACGCACATGTCGACTTCGACGGCGACACTGGTAATACAATGTGCACCGGATTCGTCACCTTCCAACACGCCGACGGCGCCGTTCTCGCCCTCAAGGAGCCTTCCAAGAAGATCCATGGACGGATGACTTTCGCTCGTCGTTTCTTCGATGGCAGAGGCCTCACCTCCTCTTGCTCGACCCGCATGGTGTTTGTGGGCAATGTTCCCCCCGACATGCGATGGGATCGTCTCCTCGCCCATTTCTCCTCTTTCGGTGAGATCGAAGAGGGCCCCTTAGGGATGGATCCGCAGACGGGAAAGTTCATGGGGTTCGCCATCTTTATCTTCAAGAACGTGGATGGGGCGCGGAACTCGCTCTTGGAACCTATCAAGAACATCGATGGCCATGTTCTGCGGTGCACTTCAGTCTATAGTAGCGGCTGGAAACCAGGTGCTCCCTTGGGTGGCGTCCCTCAACCGGACCACCGCCTTGCCGGTCGTATTGGATCACCTGCTGCTGCCGGACCGACCCACCTTCCCAACCTGAGCTTTTCATTTCCACAGCCGCTTGGTGGTGTTGTAGCTTACGAACAAGGTATTGGTCCTGGCTTAGATGGGCTCGTAGGTTATCCATTGATCTCACATCTCAGAGGGGCTCCTTACACTGTCATGTATTACCCTCCAGCTGATTCCAATCCTGGACAGAGGGTTCCTGGTGGAGAGACGGATCAGAACATGCCATCAAACACCTAA